One genomic segment of Garra rufa chromosome 13, GarRuf1.0, whole genome shotgun sequence includes these proteins:
- the sod2 gene encoding superoxide dismutase [Mn], mitochondrial, producing MKEKMSAATVAVQGSGWGWLGFDKDSGRLRVAACANQDPLQGTTGLVPLLGIDVWEHAYYLQYKNVRPDYVKAIWNVVNWENVSERFQAAKK from the exons ATGAAGGAGAAGATGTCAGCTGCCACAGTGGCCGTTCAGGGCTCAGGATGGGGCTGGCTGGGCTTTGATAAGGACAGTGGAAGACTGAGAGTTGCTGCTTGTGCTAACCAAGACCCTTTGCAGGGCACTACAG GTCTTGTCCCACTACTTGGGATAGATGTCTGGGAGCATGCGTACTATCTCCAGTACAAGAACGTTAGACCGGACTATGTTAAGGCCATCTGGAATGTTGTGAATTGGGAGAATGTCAGCGAGCGTTTCCAAGCTGCCAAGAAATAA